Proteins encoded within one genomic window of Gemmobacter sp.:
- a CDS encoding HNH endonuclease, with the protein MLDTAEAEFRTGFVRDPGALKHFPALVLNADYRPLSYYPLSLWPWQEAVKAVVLDRVQIVAEYDATVRSQRAEFRIPSVVVLKDYVKPQKRVAFTRFNLFLRDEFRCQYCGSLHDLTFDHVIPRSRGGTTCWENVVAACSPCNLRKGNRSLKQSGLRLTRAPRPPSSEEMRNAGRKFPPNHLHKSWVDYLYWDAELEA; encoded by the coding sequence ATGCTTGACACAGCCGAGGCGGAATTCCGGACTGGTTTCGTCCGCGATCCGGGCGCGTTGAAGCATTTTCCCGCGCTGGTGCTGAATGCCGACTACCGCCCGCTCAGCTATTACCCGCTGTCGCTGTGGCCCTGGCAAGAGGCGGTCAAGGCCGTGGTGCTGGACCGGGTGCAGATCGTCGCGGAATATGACGCGACGGTTCGAAGCCAGCGGGCCGAGTTCAGGATACCCTCGGTCGTCGTGCTGAAAGATTACGTCAAACCCCAGAAGCGCGTGGCATTCACGCGCTTCAATCTTTTTCTGCGGGACGAATTCCGCTGCCAGTATTGCGGCAGCCTGCACGACCTGACCTTTGACCATGTGATCCCGCGGTCGCGCGGAGGGACCACCTGCTGGGAAAATGTCGTGGCGGCGTGCAGTCCCTGCAACCTGCGCAAGGGCAACAGGTCGCTGAAACAGTCGGGCCTGCGCCTGACCCGCGCCCCGCGTCCCCCATCGTCCGAAGAAATGCGCAACGCCGGGCGCAAGTTCCCGCCGAACCATCTGCACAAGAGCTGGGTGGATTACCTGTATTGGGATGCCGAACTGGAGGCGTGA
- a CDS encoding response regulator, with protein sequence MPHPDSRPIHADPALPMQGLTILVVEDSRYASEAFRLMAQRSGARLRRAETLADARRHLAIYRPDVMIVDMGLPDGSGAGLIREVALAGPDQPVLLGLSGDPGLRDMALAAGALGFMEKPVAGLADFQQAVLIHLPNRLAGPRLGDTPEPDRLALREDLAHAAQLLSHAPDAGQRAYLARFLGGIARSTRDTALARAAEDLPYADTARLAYLTGLVALRLGEAPRPFA encoded by the coding sequence ATGCCGCATCCCGATTCGCGCCCGATTCACGCCGACCCGGCCCTGCCGATGCAGGGCCTGACCATTCTGGTGGTCGAAGACAGCCGCTATGCGTCCGAGGCGTTCCGCCTGATGGCGCAGCGGTCCGGCGCGCGGTTGCGGCGGGCGGAAACCCTGGCCGATGCGCGGCGCCATCTGGCGATCTACCGGCCCGATGTGATGATCGTGGACATGGGCCTGCCCGACGGGTCCGGCGCCGGCCTGATCCGCGAGGTGGCGCTTGCCGGCCCCGACCAGCCGGTTCTGCTGGGCCTCAGCGGCGATCCGGGGTTGCGCGACATGGCGCTGGCGGCCGGGGCGCTGGGGTTCATGGAAAAGCCGGTGGCGGGGCTGGCCGATTTTCAGCAGGCGGTGCTGATCCACCTGCCGAACCGGCTCGCCGGCCCCAGGCTCGGCGATACGCCCGAACCCGACCGGCTGGCCCTGCGCGAGGATCTGGCCCATGCCGCGCAGCTGCTGTCCCACGCCCCCGATGCCGGGCAGCGGGCCTATCTGGCGCGCTTTCTGGGTGGCATCGCGCGCAGCACCCGCGATACCGCGCTGGCCCGCGCGGCCGAGGATCTGCCCTATGCCGATACGGCACGGCTGGCCTATCTGACCGGCCTTGTCGCCCTGCGCCTGGGCGAGGCGCCGCGGCCCTTTGCCTGA
- a CDS encoding alpha/beta hydrolase — MTRILNAKRKPPESGTTKSAVIFLHGYGADGADLLGLADPLAPHLPDTAFHAPDAPERCTGNPFGYQWFPIPWLDGSSAEQAAAGMAAAVDDLNVYIDSVIAAEGLEPGKVALIGFSQGTMMSLHVALRRAEELAGVVAFSGRLVVPERLMTEMTVKPPVLLIHGDADPVVPFDDMRKAAEALVEAGVETYAHVMKGTGHGIAPDGLGVALNFLRDRLG, encoded by the coding sequence ATGACGCGCATTCTGAACGCCAAACGCAAACCCCCGGAATCGGGCACCACGAAATCTGCGGTGATCTTCCTGCACGGCTATGGCGCCGACGGGGCCGATCTGCTGGGCCTGGCCGATCCGCTGGCACCGCACCTGCCCGATACCGCCTTTCACGCCCCCGACGCGCCGGAACGCTGCACGGGCAATCCCTTCGGATATCAATGGTTTCCGATCCCATGGCTGGATGGGTCGTCCGCAGAGCAGGCCGCAGCCGGCATGGCGGCCGCGGTGGACGATCTGAATGTCTATATCGACAGCGTGATCGCGGCCGAGGGGCTGGAGCCGGGCAAGGTCGCGCTGATCGGCTTTTCGCAAGGCACGATGATGAGCCTGCATGTGGCGCTGCGGCGGGCCGAGGAGCTGGCCGGCGTGGTGGCGTTTTCCGGCCGGCTGGTCGTGCCCGAACGGCTGATGACCGAGATGACGGTCAAGCCGCCGGTGCTGCTGATCCACGGCGATGCCGACCCGGTGGTGCCGTTCGACGACATGCGCAAGGCCGCCGAGGCGCTGGTCGAGGCTGGGGTGGAAACCTATGCCCATGTGATGAAGGGCACCGGGCATGGCATCGCGCCGGATGGCCTTGGGGTCGCGTTGAACTTCCTGCGCGACCGTCTGGGCTAG
- a CDS encoding DUF6455 family protein — MIGYVEAQRAWWMAHGMARASGVHLARAVVEGWLTRAELARMVDRCETCGRLCDCQAWLAEPRHEAPPDFCGIAPEIASLAPAKP; from the coding sequence ATGATCGGCTATGTTGAGGCACAGCGCGCCTGGTGGATGGCGCATGGCATGGCGCGGGCCAGCGGCGTGCATCTGGCCCGCGCCGTGGTCGAAGGCTGGCTGACCCGGGCCGAGCTGGCGCGGATGGTGGACCGCTGCGAAACCTGCGGCCGGCTTTGCGATTGCCAGGCATGGCTGGCAGAGCCACGCCACGAGGCGCCGCCGGATTTCTGCGGCATCGCGCCGGAAATCGCATCGCTGGCACCAGCAAAGCCATAG
- a CDS encoding carboxymuconolactone decarboxylase family protein, which produces MGADYLAQRDARRTDFNATIQDYADEVCFGMVWSRPGIDPKLRSMLNVAILTAMGRPNQLRTHVEGALNNGCSVEELREILLHTAVYAGLPAAVDAFRVAEDVISKA; this is translated from the coding sequence ATGGGCGCAGACTACCTCGCGCAACGCGATGCTCGGCGCACCGACTTCAATGCGACGATTCAGGACTATGCCGATGAGGTCTGCTTTGGCATGGTCTGGTCGCGGCCCGGAATTGACCCCAAGCTGCGATCCATGCTGAACGTGGCGATCCTGACGGCAATGGGGCGCCCCAATCAGCTGCGAACGCATGTCGAAGGCGCGCTGAACAACGGCTGTTCCGTCGAAGAACTGCGCGAAATCCTGCTGCATACCGCCGTCTACGCCGGCCTTCCGGCGGCCGTCGATGCGTTTCGCGTGGCAGAAGACGTGATCAGCAAGGCCTGA
- a CDS encoding IS5 family transposase (programmed frameshift), with the protein MDRDVLTNAQWAKIEPHCLGKPSDPGRSGKDNRLFLEAVLWIVRTGSPWRDLPERFGNWNTAFRRFRDWREADVFKRIFDALSDEPDLEYAMIDATIVKVHRHGQGAKGGTQSQAIGRSKGGMTTKTLALTDALGNLVRFRLMPGQRHDSVEVPPLIDGIAFDGLIADKAFDSNALVVELNDRGARIVISQHPARAQKLRIDPDIYIWRHLIENFFCKLKEFKRIAMRACKTDQSFEAMIYLAAAVINSR; encoded by the exons ATGGATCGCGATGTTCTGACGAATGCCCAATGGGCGAAGATCGAGCCGCACTGTCTGGGTAAGCCAAGCGACCCTGGCCGCAGCGGGAAGGACAACCGGCTGTTTCTGGAGGCGGTGCTGTGGATCGTGCGCACGGGCAGTCCGTGGCGCGACCTGCCGGAGCGGTTCGGCAACTGGAACACGGCGTTCCGGCGGTTCCGCGATTGGCGGGAAGCCGATGTTTTCAAGCGTATATTCGATGCGCTGTCGGATGAGCCCGACCTGGAATATGCCATGATCGACGCGACGATCGTCAAGGTCCACCGTCACGGTCAGGGCGCAA AAGGGGGGACGCAGAGCCAGGCCATTGGCCGCTCCAAAGGCGGCATGACGACCAAGACCCTGGCCCTCACCGACGCCTTGGGCAACCTCGTGCGCTTCCGTCTGATGCCGGGCCAGCGCCATGACAGCGTCGAGGTGCCGCCGCTGATCGACGGGATCGCTTTCGACGGGCTGATCGCCGACAAGGCCTTCGACAGCAATGCGCTGGTTGTTGAATTGAACGACCGCGGTGCCCGGATCGTGATCTCGCAGCACCCCGCCCGTGCGCAAAAGCTCAGGATCGACCCCGACATCTACATCTGGCGACACCTCATCGAAAACTTCTTCTGCAAGCTCAAGGAGTTCAAGCGCATCGCCATGCGTGCATGCAAAACCGATCAGAGCTTCGAAGCAATGATCTACCTCGCTGCCGCCGTCATCAACTCACGATGA
- a CDS encoding M48 family metallopeptidase → MKQAALILAALAGLAGCTMAPVPMPSAPVPAQVHAPAPDFRTAARTFVEVVAQVEPVAEGYCREKRPDLNCDFRIVIDDRRDAPSNAFHTLDPQTGQPLIGFTLALIADARNADELAFVLGHEAAHHIAGHIGRSRNSAMAGAVLLGTIAALGGADAGGIRSAQDIGASVGARSYSRDYELEADVIGTIIAARAGFDPARGAGFFTRIPDPGDRFLGSHPPNAQRIQIVNATLAEMRAGRVR, encoded by the coding sequence ATGAAACAGGCGGCGCTGATTCTGGCAGCACTTGCAGGGCTTGCAGGCTGCACCATGGCGCCCGTGCCGATGCCCAGCGCGCCAGTGCCGGCGCAGGTCCACGCCCCTGCACCCGATTTCCGCACCGCCGCGCGCACCTTTGTCGAGGTGGTGGCGCAGGTGGAACCCGTGGCCGAAGGCTATTGCCGGGAAAAGCGGCCCGATCTGAACTGCGATTTCCGCATCGTCATCGACGACCGGCGCGATGCGCCATCGAACGCCTTTCACACGCTGGATCCGCAGACCGGGCAGCCGCTGATCGGCTTTACCCTGGCGCTGATCGCCGACGCGCGCAATGCCGATGAACTGGCCTTTGTCCTGGGGCACGAGGCGGCGCACCATATCGCCGGGCATATCGGTCGGTCGCGCAATTCGGCCATGGCGGGGGCCGTGCTGCTGGGCACCATTGCGGCGCTTGGCGGGGCGGATGCCGGTGGCATCCGGTCGGCGCAGGATATCGGCGCCTCGGTCGGGGCGCGCAGCTATTCCAGGGATTACGAGCTGGAAGCCGATGTGATCGGCACCATCATCGCGGCACGCGCCGGGTTCGATCCGGCGCGGGGGGCCGGGTTCTTTACCCGGATCCCCGATCCGGGCGACCGCTTCCTGGGATCGCACCCGCCGAATGCCCAGCGGATCCAGATCGTCAACGCCACACTGGCCGAAATGCGCGCCGGGCGCGTGCGATAG
- a CDS encoding DNA-3-methyladenine glycosylase 2 family protein, with product MVGRIIETDACVAEGAAWLAARDPRFAAALDLTGPLPLRRREGGFHNLLGAIVSQQVSVAAADAIWRRMEAAGMTQPAMVAAATEEELRACGLSRQKVRYAKALADAGIDFDGLRHLPDEEVVAVLVALPGIGRWTAEIYAMFSLGRADVFAPADLALQEAARVLFGLEARPGEKALRAMALDWSPWRAVAARLLWAYYRVAKDREGIR from the coding sequence ATGGTTGGCAGGATCATAGAAACCGATGCCTGCGTGGCCGAAGGGGCCGCCTGGCTGGCGGCGCGGGATCCGCGGTTTGCGGCGGCGCTGGATCTGACCGGGCCCTTGCCGCTGCGGCGGCGCGAGGGCGGGTTTCACAACCTGTTGGGCGCCATCGTGTCGCAACAGGTCAGCGTGGCGGCGGCCGATGCGATCTGGCGCCGGATGGAGGCGGCGGGCATGACCCAGCCGGCCATGGTTGCCGCCGCGACCGAGGAGGAGTTGCGCGCCTGTGGCCTGTCGCGGCAAAAGGTGCGCTATGCCAAGGCGCTGGCCGATGCCGGGATCGACTTTGACGGCCTGCGCCACCTGCCCGATGAGGAGGTGGTCGCGGTGCTGGTGGCCCTGCCGGGGATCGGGCGCTGGACGGCCGAAATCTATGCCATGTTCAGCCTGGGCCGGGCCGATGTGTTTGCCCCCGCCGATCTGGCCCTGCAAGAGGCGGCGCGCGTCCTGTTCGGGCTGGAGGCGCGGCCCGGAGAAAAGGCGTTGCGGGCCATGGCGCTGGACTGGTCGCCCTGGCGGGCGGTTGCGGCGCGGCTGCTCTGGGCCTATTACCGGGTGGCCAAGGACCGCGAGGGGATACGATGA
- a CDS encoding GNAT family protein, protein MFQAGEIGPEVTGWHPPPHPPRQAMAGQWVELAPLSPAHAPALWQAIQGRPELWAYMGAGPFGSEAAFAGWLAQIAPGVDPQFWAIRPRGGDWVGMASYLRITPKDGVIEVGNILFAPALQGTSAATEAMVLMMGFAFDQGYRRYEWKCNALNLPSRRAAQRLGFSFEGVFRQHMVIKGRNRDTAWFSITDADWPALKAAYDRWLDPGNFAAGRQVLALSDLTRPLLAARDPAL, encoded by the coding sequence ATGTTCCAGGCTGGCGAGATCGGGCCCGAAGTCACCGGCTGGCACCCGCCGCCCCACCCGCCCCGGCAGGCGATGGCCGGGCAGTGGGTGGAACTGGCGCCGCTGTCGCCCGCCCATGCGCCGGCGCTCTGGCAGGCCATTCAGGGGCGGCCAGAGCTGTGGGCCTATATGGGCGCCGGCCCATTCGGGTCCGAGGCGGCGTTCGCGGGCTGGCTTGCCCAGATTGCGCCGGGGGTCGATCCGCAGTTCTGGGCGATCCGGCCCCGGGGTGGCGACTGGGTGGGCATGGCCAGCTATCTGCGCATCACGCCCAAGGATGGCGTGATCGAGGTGGGTAACATCCTGTTCGCGCCTGCGTTGCAGGGCACCTCTGCGGCGACCGAGGCGATGGTGCTGATGATGGGCTTTGCCTTTGATCAGGGCTACCGGCGCTATGAATGGAAATGCAACGCGCTGAACCTGCCATCGCGTCGGGCGGCGCAGCGGCTTGGGTTTTCCTTCGAAGGGGTGTTCCGCCAGCATATGGTGATCAAGGGCCGCAACCGCGATACCGCCTGGTTTTCCATCACCGATGCGGATTGGCCGGCGCTGAAGGCGGCGTATGACCGCTGGCTGGATCCGGGGAATTTCGCGGCGGGCCGGCAGGTGCTGGCCTTGTCGGATCTGACGCGGCCGTTGCTGGCCGCGCGCGATCCGGCGCTGTAG